The Acinonyx jubatus isolate Ajub_Pintada_27869175 chromosome D1, VMU_Ajub_asm_v1.0, whole genome shotgun sequence genome includes a window with the following:
- the LOC106976615 gene encoding olfactory receptor 143-like translates to MRKEKLKVENPCPGSSSRVLSLQPDSSSRRTKPYSRNKGSESSPDVTPPFLFSQITPWQVMAMENDSSVTEFILVGFTDRPQLQLPLFFLFLLNYVVTMVGNLSLVNLICLNSHLHTPMYFFIFNLSFIDFCYSLVITPKMLMSFVSEKNIISFTECMTQLFFFCFFVHSECYVLTAMAYDRYVAIRKPLVYTVTMSPQVCSLLMFGSYVMGFAGAMIHTGDMVRLSFCDSNIINHYMCDIFPLLQLSCSGTYASELLNSIIVSTVVIISGFIIFISYALVLSNVLHVSSAQGWPKAFSTCGSHIVTVGLFYGSGLFTHLKTSPSDSVDQGKFFSVFYTNVIPMLNPLIYSLRNKDVKCALKKTLKRIAN, encoded by the coding sequence atgagaaaagaaaagttaaaggtgGAGAATCCTTGCCCTGGCTCTTCTTCCAGGGTGCTGTCACTACAGCCAGACTCAAGCTCCCGTAGAACAAAGCCTTATTCTAGAAACAAAGGATCTGAATCCTCTCCTGATGTgacccccccttttcttttctcacagatCACACCCTGGCAGGTAATGGCTATGGAAAATGACTCTTCAGTGACAGAGTTCATCCTGGTAGGATTTACAGACCGACCTCAGCTCCAGttaccccttttctttctctttttactgaACTATGTGGTCACTATGGTAGGAAATTTGAGCCTAGTTAATCTAATATGCCTGAATTCTCACCTGCACActcccatgtactttttcatCTTCAACTTATCCTTCATAGATTTCTGCTACTCTTTGGTCATTACCCCTAAAATGCTGATGAGCTTTGTCTCAGAGAAGAACATCATTTCCTTTACAGAATGCATGACTCagctgtttttcttctgtttctttgtgcaTTCTGAGTGCTATGTGTTGACAGCCATGGCCTATGATCGCTATGTGGCCATCCGTAAACCTCTGGTGTACACGGTCACCATGTCCCCTCAGGTCTGTTCTCTGCTGATGTTTGGTTCTTACGTGATGGGGTTTGCTGGTGCCATGATCCACACAGGGGACATGGTCAGATTGTCCTTTTGTGATTCTAACATCATCAACCATTACATGTGTGAcatcttccccctcctccagctctcctGCAGTGGCACCTATGCCAGTGAGTTGCTGAATTCCATTATTGTGAGCACAGTTGTCATAATATCCggctttattattttcatttcttatgctTTGGTCCTGTCCAATGTCCTCCATGTCTCATCAGCTCAGGGTTGGCCCAAAGCCTTCAGCACCTGTGGCTCCCACATAGTAACTGTGGGTCTGTTCTATGGGTCTGGGTTGTTCACACATCTCAAGACctctccttctgattctgtggaCCAGGGGAAGTTCTTCTCAGTATTTTACACCAATGTAATACCCATGTTGAACCCCCTCATCTATAGTCTAAGGAACAAGGATGTCAAATGTGCTctgaaaaaaaccctgaagagaATTGCAAACTAA